The following are encoded together in the Elusimicrobiota bacterium genome:
- a CDS encoding phosphoribosylformylglycinamidine synthase subunit PurS, with protein sequence MAEYKIFVKCKDKVFDAEAEKIKKDIFAMGVKKKLSVKIAQIYKISGSISFRKIKKICTALLVDPLIQVININFESQNKCLAVEVYYKNGVTDTVAETVKIGIKDMGIGNELFVKTGKKYFFESIPRLSKKELKLIAKKILANTVIHNYRITNGN encoded by the coding sequence GTGGCTGAATATAAAATTTTTGTAAAATGTAAGGATAAGGTTTTTGATGCAGAAGCAGAAAAAATTAAAAAAGATATTTTTGCGATGGGCGTCAAAAAAAAATTATCTGTAAAGATAGCACAGATATACAAGATTTCCGGCAGTATTTCTTTTAGAAAAATAAAAAAAATCTGTACGGCTTTGCTTGTTGACCCGCTTATACAAGTAATAAATATAAACTTTGAATCACAAAATAAATGTTTGGCAGTTGAGGTTTATTATAAAAATGGTGTCACAGATACCGTTGCAGAAACAGTAAAAATTGGAATAAAAGATATGGGTATAGGTAATGAACTGTTTGTAAAGACGGGTAAAAAATACTTTTTTGAATCTATTCCGCGATTATCAAAAAAGGAATTAAAACTAATAGCCAAAAAAATACTGGCAAATACCGTCATCCATAACTACAGGATAACAAATGGAAATTAA